From one Humulus lupulus chromosome 8, drHumLupu1.1, whole genome shotgun sequence genomic stretch:
- the LOC133797474 gene encoding pyridoxine/pyridoxamine 5'-phosphate oxidase 2-like — MGTMKAPWKQLLLDALEANSHLKHSSFLQLATMGCNGRPSNRTVVFRGFHEDTDKIQINTDYRSHKIEELKHCPFAEICWYFTDSWEQFRINGAIDIIDGTNPDPIKLQQREKSWFSSSLRSRLQYLGPNPGLPSIDEDPTKEIFLDNSRGPVDAFCVLILDPDQVDYLNLKSNQRLSFASRQSVSGEKSWTSGRINP; from the exons ATGGGAACAATGAAAGCACCATGGAAGCAGCTTCTTCTAGACGCATTAGAAGCAAATTCCCACCTTAAACACTCTTCTTTCTTACAGCTT GCTACGATGGGTTGTAATGGAAGACCTTCAAATCGCACTGTCGTTTTCAGGGGGTTTCACGAGGATACTGATAAGATACAAATCAACACAGATTACAGAAGCCACAAG ATTGAGGAGCTTAAGCATTGCCCATTTGCTgag ATTTGTTGGTACTTCACTGACTCTTGGGAGCAATTCCGGATTAATGGAGCAATCGACATTATTGATGGAACAAATCCTGATCCTATAAAACTTCAG CAAAGAGAGAAATCATGGTTTTCCAGTTCTCTTAGATCTAGGCTGCAGTATTTGGGGCCTAATCCAGGTCTTCCAAGTATAGATGAAGATCCAACCAAAGAAATTTTTCTCGACAATTCTAGAGGCCCAGTCGATGCATTTTGTGTGCTAATTTTAGATCCAGATCAG GTTGATTACTTGAATTTGAAGAGCAACCAGAGGCTAAGCTTTGCATCTAGACAAAGTGTAAGCGGGGAGAAGTCCTGGACTTCAGGGAGAATTAATCCTTAA